TTTAAAAAGCGATTTAGGTTTAAAAAATATTCACCTGAGCTATTCTGGTAGAGGGTACCACATACGTGTTCTCGACGAGTCTGTTATGGAAATGGACAGTGATGTGAGGTCTCAAGTTTTAAAATACGTTGTGGGGGCAGATGTTCCTAATGATAAGTACGAAAATAGAGGCCAAATTTATACCCTCAGGCCTTATTCTATTCCTTTTGGATATCCAAAGGTATTTACAGACAGGATCAAATATTCAATACTTCATTTAACTAAAGACTCTAAAATTGAGGGCATCAGCAAAAACCTGCTCAATAAAACCCTTGAAAATAGAAAATTTATAGAAGAAAATCAATGGGGTGATTTTTTAAATAAACTAGACCCTAATCACCCAAAAACAGGTGCTAGAAATTATAATAAACTTATAAATAGTATAGCATCATTGAACATGAGTTTAGTCGATGGAAAAGTTTCAATTGACCTCAAAAGGATCCTTAGACTCCCTTCATCTTTGCATTCTAAGGTTAGTATGAGATGTACCGAAGTTAAAAATATTGATACTTTTGACCCGTTTAAGGACGCCGTTCCTAAATTTGTGTGGGAAAGAAAGGATTGAACTATCTCCACAAGTACACATTTTTATTTAAATACTCATAAAAGAACAGCAGCATATCTTCACTGCACTTGTCAGACCCCATAAATTCCAAAATATCCACTAGTTCATATTTCTTTAAAATTTCAGCTTTGATATGTTTCCCAAATTTAAGAAATCCTATCTTGTTTTCAACTAAAATATTATCAAGGAATGGTTTAACCTCTTTATATTTCCTTTCAACCTCTGCAACCCACCGATTTTCTTCCACATATGCCTTGTTTCCATACTTTTCCATAAACTTAACTTGGTGACCCTTTGACCATACGAAAGGACCTAAATGTTTTTTAATCCTCGGAAGTTTCCATATTTCCATTTCAATGAGTATTATAACGTTTTGAGATTCATCGGTCCATGAATCTGCATTAAATACTTTGAAATCTTCCCTTTCTAAAACTCCATTTAAGGAATTTTCAGTCTTTTTAATTTGAGGATAAAGGGCATCAGCAGGGATTTCAGGCGGCTTAAACCTGATTAAAAATGTTTTAGTTTCCCTGCTTTCAAATTCAGTTTTTATTTCACTTTTACTTAGATCTATCTCTTTATCAAAGAAATATTCTTCTTTTGGATTACTCAAGAAATTTCGTGATGCAACAATAAATTCAGACATCTTTTGAAGCTTTAAAGCTGCCGCAACATTCCTGTTTTTATCAGTCGGGTCAATAACTACAAGTGGTTCGCTGAAAAGCTCACCAGTTCCATAATCTTCAATATCTATTTTATAATTAGGTCTCCATTCACTGCTTGCAGCATTTAAGACATTTAAAAACGATCCATAATGGATAATAAGTAGTTCACACAGGTATCCTGAAAATCCGCCGACTTTGAATTCTGCGCCGTATGTATGGATGGACCCCATGAATTTTTTAAGAAGGAGGACTTCACCTTTCTGTTTTTCTCCCAAATTTGCAAGCACGTATTCTGTGTGCAGTATAGTCCTGTCCACTGCTGATTTAAGCTCTTCAGCATTTTTAATAATGTAACAAGGCACAAAATCTATTTCAAACCCTTCAATAAATCCAGTAATATATGGATGAGAAGCATATCTTAATTCATGGTCACCATGCATCTCCTTGATACATTTATCTCCTAATTTCAATCCATATTTTTTTAAATCATCTTCTGAAGTACTTAAAGGGAATTTCATGAAAATATCAACATCAGCTTTTCCAGAAAGCCATGTACCTTTTGCTACCGAACCTACAAGTGTTGCTTCTGCATTAATGTTATTTTCTCTTGCAATTTTGTTTATAATATCAATCAGTTTATCTGATAACAGCTTTACTTTTTCATTTTCTTCTTGTGTAGGTTTTATTACCTTCAGTATGTTGTTAAAATCGATATTTTCCAAGATATTCACCAGGTTAATTAAATAATTAAAATAAAAAGGACTTCTGAATTGATCTTTTAATTTAAAGAACAAATTCGTTTACAGTGGTATATACTGGTCCATCACGCTTGAGCACGCTTTCTTTAAGTAGGAGTTTTTCAATTTTCATTTTTCCAATTTCTATATCTTTCAGCTCATCAATCTTAGATAAAAGGGCGTCTTTATTTTTAGCGCCTCTAACCCGTCCCATTGTAAGGTGAGGTACGTAGCTTCTCTCTTTTTTAAATCCCATTTTCTGGAAATCTTCATCCATTGCCATCTGTAGCCTTGAAAAAGGACCTGCATCTTCCACCCCAAGCCAAACTACCCTTATATATCTTGGATTTGGAAATAAACCAACACCATTAATAGAAATTTCAAATGGAGAATAACTCTGCACTTTAGCTTCCACTGCACTTACAATCTCTTCAGACTTCTCATCATCTATTTCACCAAAAAATTTGAAGGTAAAATGCAGATTATGAGGTTCTACAAACTTTACTGGCGCATCAGCTTCCTTTAATTGTTTTTGTACTTCAGCTATTTTATCTTTAAGTTCTTCATCAATTTCTGCAGCTAAAAATGCCCTCATAAAAATCACCTTTCCGCAAGAGCAACTATCCTGTCAAGACTCTCTTGAGGAGTTTCTACTGTGTTCAGCATGTATACATCATTTTGTGTAAATAATTCCTTAAAAAAGTTCACCCTTAAATTAAATTTCCTCGCATCTCTTATCATCTGGTGAGGGTTACAAAAATCCTGATTTATCATGTAATCCAATGCTTCATCAGGATTTAACTGCCTGAATGGTTGATTTTTCTCATCCCTCTCCAGGAGTACCATCGTTTTAAGTGTTGAAGTTTCTCGAATACGCCCATCGAATAATGTACTCACATCCGCGATTCCTCTACATTTTACATCAAGTTTAACCCTTTTAACTTCCTCTGCAAAAGTTTTCCAGACATCTGCCAGATCATCACGGATATAGGAATTTTTTTCTGAAGAATAAATCACTGCAGCATTGCTGAACAAACGGGTGAAGAACCAGTCATCTGAAATGTAGTTGCAGTTTTCATTCTGCAGCAGTCCATAGGTCAAAGTTGTTTTTCCAGTTCCGGGAGGTCCAATTATTGCAATAGCATGTCCCATATAGTCCACAGCAGAACCATGAACAGAATATCTTCTGTGTATTGAATGATAATCTTCAAAAAAATCTGATATTACGGCAAGTGCTATACTTTTAATCCAGCCGTAGTAATCACAGTTTCTCACTATGGCTACTTTGGCAGTTGGATCGTACATTACCTGCAGATCTCCACCATCTTCTATGGAAAATATCTTTGCATGGGGCCGCACATCTTCATTCATAAACCTGAAATTGTCTTCCCATTCATCTTTAAAGCTTTCATTATCAGTCAAAAGCTTTACGCATGCTCCATGAATATTTGCTTTTCTTTCAAACCTTATTTCACTGGCCAGTTCATCAGCCAGCCTATCTTTTGCCTCAGGAGTAATTAATTCAACTTCATAATCCGACATTTTATTCCTCCCCTAATCATAAATTTTTTTCATTTAACTATGCAAAAATTTAATGGATTTTAAAAAAAGGAATTCGATGTCTATTTAAGCTTAGAAAGGGATAATCTTGAGTTTTATCCCCTATTATCTAAGCGCTGTCTATTTTTCAATTATGGTCTCTTCAATGGACATTCCAAAGTGTCTTGCGCCTTTATCTAAATAAACCATAACTTTATCGCCTGATTTAATATCTGCAACTGATACTGGTTCTCCTTCTTCGTTTACAAGCCTTATGGTTTCAGCATTTTGAAGCAGTGTCCTTATTTTAACATCTTCATATTCTGCTTCAATAAGCATTAAAGGCCGTTTTTCAATTTTAACCCTACCAACAACAGCAGTTTTAGTGTTACCTTCTTTATCTACAGTTAAAACTTCATCTCCAGTTTCAATTTCTGAAAGGTATCTGGTTCTATTGTTGGGAGTCATCACGTATGCGTGTACTGGACCTGCATTTACCCTAAACGGACGTGAAGCTACATATTCACTTTCCATTGATTCACTGTGCACAAGGAACAATCCCCTGGAATAAGATCCAATGAGCATTCCTTCCCCAATTGACATCATGGAACTGGTATCAACACAGACCCTATCCCCAGAACCTACAGGTTTTACAAGGGTCACTGTAGCGGGCACGAGGTTGTAATGTTCAGATTCAATCCTTTCAATTAACGATGCAACTTTTTTAATTTGAGATATATCTGAAGTATAGAGCAGTACTCCATCTGTACCATGCTCTAATGTTTCAAGAGCAAGTCTTGCTTCCTCATAATCAGGTACAGCTGCAATTATTTTAACATTTTCCCTTTGCAAGTCTGCTATAATGTTTTCTAAAGGAATGATTTTCCAATCTTTTCCTACAAGGATCACATAATCTGCAGTTCTTCCAGCTTCAGATGCGAGTTCTTCAAGTCTTTTGCTTGTAATTTCAATATATGCTGCAACTGTTTTCCCTTTACTTTTCAATTCACCTATAGCTGCCAAATCTTTTGATTCAGATAAACTATCTGGAAGTGGGATAGTGCCGTCCCCTTCACCTTTTCTACCTACCAGGACTATATCAGCTTCTTTGTTGTCTGAAACTATCTTGATGTTTCCCAATTTCTTTATGCTTTCAACGTCATCAAAGTCAACAACGTGGTTTATCCCGGACTCCAGTGCTGTGGTAATGATACCTTTCTTTTCGTCCCAGCTGGGGTATTCTGCCATGATCCATGCAAATTTCATAAATAAACCATCCGTAATCTTAAAATTTAATTTCTATTTACCTTCAATTATTTTCAGGGCCTCTTCAACTTCCATGTTGTTGTGAACAATTTCTGCAATAGCCCTTGTAGTTTTTCTAGGTGATTCTGCCTGGAACACATTTCTTCCAATTGCAACACCTGCTCCACCTACATTTACAGAATCTTTCACCATTTGAAGGAGCTGTTCGTTTGTTTCAACTTTAGGTCCTCCAGCTATTACCACAGGGACAGGACATCCGCCGACAACTTCCCTGAAGGTATCTGGGTTTCCAGTATAATTTGTTTTTATTATATCTGCTCCAAGTTCTGCTCCAGCTCTTGCTGCAAGTTTTACAACATCGACATCGTGTTCGCTGTCGATTTTTTCTCCCCTTGGGTACATCATAGCAATAAGAGGCATTCCCCATTCATCACAAATTTCAGAGGTTATTCCAAGTGTTTCGAGCATTTCTGGTTCCATATCAGATCCCACATTTACATGGACAGATACAGCATCAGCACCTATTTTTAAGGCTTTTTCAACTGTTGTGACCAGTACTTTATGATCTGGGTCAGGGCTTAATGAAGTACTGGCTGATAAATGGATTATAAGACCAATATCACGTCCGTATCCCCTGTGACCAGTTCCAACCATTCCTTTATGCATTAAAACAGCATTTGCTCCCCCGCTTGCAACTTCGTCAATGGTTTCACACATGTTGCCGATACCTGCCACCGGCCCTATGGAAACACCGTGGTCCATGGGCACTATTACCGTTCTTCCTGTCTTTCTGTTTATTATTCTCTCAATTCTAATCTTTTTACCAATCATTAGATGTCCTCCTACTTAATTTTAGATGACCAGAGTGTAAATTCTTTTAACCTTGGCGGGACACCATCTTTACCGGATGATTCCAACCAACCATGTTCAGATTTTATCATTTCTTCTGTTTTTGATGAATGTATGAAGTCAAGAAGACCTCTATTTCTTATTATGGTATCTCGAGGTTTTAAACTTGATGACCATATGAAAAAGACCTTGAAAGTTGTGTCAGGGTGGTAACCCCCTCCAAGGTCTACAGACAGCACATCACACGTTTTGATCTTTTTTATAACATATTCAAGTGTTTCGTGAAGCCTCACATCAGCTTTTTTAAACTCTACGTTTTTATACTCGTTGCACAGCTTTCCCATGCTTTCTACAGATTCAGGACTGTTGTCCAGGGCAAAAATCTTGCCTTCTGGCGCGAGTTCAGAGAGAATTTTGGTGGAATTTCCAACATGGCACCCGAGTTCCACCACAACATCGTCTGCTTTTATAATATCTTTCAAAGCTTCCCTATAAACTTTAATATCATACACTACTTTTATCATAAAATTCACTGATTACTCTTTACTGTTTATTAATATCTTTTAACAGTCCATGTTATGTTTTATCTATGTATAATGCACTATAAACTATTAATTAATTCTGTAAATTTACTGATTACTCTTTAATGTTAATTAATACCTTCAAATTATCCATGTTATGCTTTATCCGGGCATAGTTTCACTACAAACTATTAATTAATTCATTTAAACTAAGTTATTATGTTTTATCTTAGATATATTTAATTTCTTAATGTAATTGTTTGGTTTAGTAAAGATAATCCATTAAAAAAAGAATTAATTTTTTGTTAAAATTTTATTAGATTTTCATTATCTAATCTTAATTAATCAAATTTTTTTAATTAATCTAATAATTTTAACATTCTATTTTTTATAACTTAAAGGAGTTTATAATCATTAATTGTATATTAAGTCAATATAATACTTTTGAAATGATCAAGTTAGCATTTAATACCTATTTTTTTGCTAAAAAATTATAATTTAAATGACATTTAAATTACATTAAAACTCTTGGGAAATATGAACCTAATCCTTTATATTCAGCCATAATAAAAAGAAAAAACCTAAATAGGATAATTATAATAACTCAAACTATGAGTATATGGATAAATGATTCAAAAATAGAAAGAAATATCCTCAATGCTTTAGTGAATGTAGAAGATGATACTTCACGCTTTTTAGAGGACTATGGGTCTCATGAAGTACCTTTAACAGGTAGCTTTATAATTATATTAAAGTATCAATTAGAACCATTAAAAAGAGAAATCGAAGAATGGGCTGCGAAAGAATTTAAAGGTAATGCCATAGTTAATTTAGACTATGAAGATATAGCATCTAAAGGATTAGAGAAAGATTATGGTGCAGATTTTGGATTCCATCTTATAATAAATATTGATGATCATCTTTATAGTGAACGTGGGCTCTTGGTTCAAGCCAAAAACCCTCGATTTAAATCTGATGATAGTGAACAATTATGGGAAATTAATCGTCCTCAACTTAGTGTTTTAATGTGTAGATCACCTTTTTCAGTTTATTTTTTGTATGGACTTAATAAGACTGATGTTAAAATTAGAGTAATTCCTGCATCTTATGTTAAAAATATATTGAATAAAACAGGAAAAAAATCAATTTCTCCCAAGAACATAAAGTCATTTTCCCGCAAATTCTCTAATTTCTTCTTGTATGATTTCATTGGAAATTGGTGGGGAGATACAGATGAATCGGTATTAAATATAGTTCGAGGGACAGATGATTTAGTTAAAGTTCGACATATTTTCAGAATAGAAATATCCGTTAAAAAAGAAGAAAAAGATAATAAAAATTAGATTGAATTTTAAATAAGGAAGAATAATTCGTTTAATGAGTGTAATTGAAAAAATAAGGTTTTATTGTAATAAAGGTAAATTTTATGTTATTAGATTGATGCCAATCAAAATTATCAAGTAAAAGATAAAAGAGCTATTCTTTTCATTTAACGAATGATTTAATATAATTTTTCATTGATTTTTTTTAATTCACTTAGATCTTCAGGAATCGGATTATATTCCAATGAAAAACCAACTAATTTTCCAATGAAATGTACTAATATACAGCTTAATTCTTTATTTAAATCTTTTAAATCCAAATTAGAATTTCTACAATATGCAGGACCTTCACATTCTTCTTTAGCTTCTTTATATTTGTAACATCCCCCATTATGAGTTATACAGTTTCTATTTTGATATATAACGTCCAAAATATCTTTTTTATTATCAAAATTTTCAAGAGAATAATCTAACCAATTTAATAGATCACGAATTTTGTCTTTAGCATTTCGATGGTTTATATGACCTAAACTATTTTGAATTTTATTCTTAATTTCCTCATTTTCTTCTGTAATAACATTTTTAATTATAAGTTTTGTAATTGTTTTAATTTGTGCCTTAGATAACAATTTTTCTTTATCTAAAAACCTTGAATATTCTTCCCCAATAAATTCTAAAGCAGTCCACCTTTTAAGAAGGCTAAAATCTGCTTCAGTTTCAGCTAGGGCCTCATTTTCATATCTTAATGCTAATTTAACCAAATGATTATCGTTCATTTTATTTACAATTTTTTTAGAAATTTCTTCTAAGGCATTAGAATCTATATAAACAGGTTTATAATATGGGAAATGTATATCTGGAATTATTCCTTTATTATTTTCAAATATCCATCCCTTAAGTTCAATAGAAGAATTAGTTAAAACTCCTACAGTTACAATAATGTCTTGAGCAAGACCCCTTGTTTTTTCATGAGCTTCTTTTGTATTCTCAGCTTCGATATTTTTGAAAATAAGTAATGCTACTGGGTTTTTTTCTTTATGTGACGTGTTTATTTTTTCTTTAATACGTTTCCAACATTTTTCTGAGTTAGAACTAGAACTGTTAGAAGATTCTGTTAATTTCTCTACAATTTCCAAAAAATCATTATAAGCCATTTCTTCAAAAGGAACTAATAAAGTATTTTTATCAATATAAATTGGTTTAAGAATGTGACAATGTAACAATACATAATATACATCCCATAAATTATGTTTTTTAAGCAAATGCCTATTCATTTCTTTTTTTGTCATCTTATCACTTTTTAAATATTACAAATTTATCTATATCTTATTAATAGATTAAATTATAATGAATAATTAGTTAAAAATGTTTATATATTTTATTACATCTACTAATTTACATAATTTTAAAAAGTGAGAATATGGAACTGCGCAATATTTTAAAAGAAGAATCTTCAGATTATTATAATCGCATAAAATTTATCGAAAAAGAAGCTGAAGGTATTTTACCTGATGTTAGATTAGTTTTCCCAAAATACACTAATCATGATATTGCACATACAAAGGGTATTGAACAACTACTCAATGAGATGATCCCGAATTCCATAAAGGAAAATTTAAAACCTGCGGAAATTTTCTATTTGCTTGTTGCAACTTTATTTCATGATGTTGGAATGAAATTAATTGGTGAAGAAGAAGAGAAAAAGTTTAATAGTCTAGATGAAGACGGAAGAGGAAAATTACGAGATAAAATAAGAGATCAACATCACATAAGAAGCAGCAACTATATTAAAAAAAATGCATCTGATCTAAATTTAAAAGAAGAAGAAGCAGCAGCAATAGCTGATATCTCAAGAGCACATAGAAAAATAGATATTCAAAATGAATTAAGAGAACCTATACATAATAATGATCGAATTCACTTGAAATTTCTTGGAGCATTATTAAGAGTAGCTGACGAATGCCATGTAACAGATGATAGAGTTTCAGAATTATTTTTTAAAACAATTAATTCAACCTCTTGGGAATTTGAACAACATTTCAAAAAACACAGGTTGATTAAAGGCATACTATTTAATGAAAATGAAGATAACAAAATAAGGATACATGCTACAGTAAAATCAGAAAATGATGAAGATATATTGGGCGGATTAAAGAATGATATTGAAAAAGAGCTTAATACAGTAAAAAGAATATTTGAAGAAAATAAACTTCGATTAGATTCTGTAGTTTTAGAGCTTGACAGGGACGAACTAATTAAAAAAAATATAATTTCAAAATTATTGGATGGAAAAAAAAGAAAACTTGATAAAATTATTTTAGAGATTGAAGAATCTCAATGGGAAGTAAAAAGGAATTTAGATGAACTCAAAGCCAATAGAACTATTCAAATAGATGAATCTGGTTTATACAATTTAACTGAAGATATTAGTAATTTTGAAGAGCTAATTAAACGTTTTACAGGAGATAAACGTAATTGGAAGTTTGTTAAATCAAACTATTCCCAAAAAATGGTAGAAACTAATCTTATTGCACATCTCCAATATAATTATAATATAATTTACATAGGTAATGAATTAAGAGAACGCGTAGAAATACTTAAAAACTCTCCAACTGCCATATATTTATCTCTAAAAGGTAAAAAACTACTTAATAACCCCTATTTAGATTTAAGTCTGGTTCAAGGTGATGTTATTTTAGATCAAATTTTGCTATTGGGACTTTCTTATGATATATTTAAATATCCAATTACAAATAATTTAGAAATTAAGGAAATTGTAGAATCTTTAACAAAAAATAGCGGTCAAAGAATTCCAGAATTATCAAATCTCTATGAGGAAGTACAAAAAAATTCTAAAAAAGATGATTCTGAACTTTTTAATGAGTTAATAAATGAAAAGAATGACAACGAAGAAAGAAAATATTCATTTAACATTAAATTTAATTTTCCAGAATTATCTGAAGAACCAACTTTTCTGGCAATGTTAAGTGCAGCAATGAAAACTGGAACTCGAATAGTTGTAACTGGAAGTCGGATATCAGATTTTATACTTAAAGAGGAAAATGAGCCAGTTCATATGGATAAAGTTACAGCTATAGAAATATCTCCAGGAACACCAATCCCTTACATACTAAAAGTAAAAAATACGGATTTTAAGCTCGAAAATCTTGAATTTAGATTTTGGAAAATAAATGAAATAATAAAATATTCTACAGAATCAAGGAATTTGCCATTTAAATTTGAGTTTAGTTATGATGAAAAAGATAAAACTCAAAGTGTTCATTTCGAAATTGATCCTAACACCAATGTAAAACAACTTTTAAAATGGGAAGAATTTTTAAGAGCTTTAAACCAAGAAAGGACGATTACCTTAATAAAATCTGAAAATAATCAAATATTCAATGAACTAAAAGTTCCTACACAAAAAGAAATACATGTTAGGAATGATTCATCATATGAATATCTCAAAAAATTAGTAAAAGTCCAAGAACGTACAAATCATGAAATTAAACTTTTAAAAGGTCTTAATGTGAACGATAAGGCCGATATTGATAATATTATAAAAATTATTAATGATGGGAAAGTTGAAGTTAATTCTAATGAAATAATTAAACCTTCAGCAACAGTAAAAGAAATAAAAAAAATGATTAAAGCCAAAGCTGAAAATGAACCTATATTCTTTAAATCATTGGACTTTAAGGTACTTTTACTCGAGGAAGAAATAAATCTAGGGCCTGTTACATTGCGTATGGATGACATTGAACTTATTGACGAAAATGGAACAGAATTGAATATAGAAGAATATAATGATGAAGACATTTTACCTATAAAAATTTGTACTAAAGATGAAAAAGTTACTATACTTCTTGATAAATATTCTTCAGAAAGCCCAATTTCTTAAATGATAAGCTTTAGACGTTAATCAAAATGAAATAGACGTCTTTTAATGTGTTTTAGTCTTAAACTCAAGTTTTGTCTTTACAATAGATACCTTGAAGATTAAAACTCCAAATATTATTATTAAGACAGTTATCACCAATAATAAAGGAAATAATTCTAAATTATTTTTAAATAGCATTTGGAGTATAACAGCTATCAGTAACGTTGCTAAAATTATACATATAAAAAGAAGAATTGAAACCTCTAATGAAGGTTTTTTCTCATTCATTAGCATATTATATAATTTATAAGATTTATATAGAATCAATGTTTCTAAAAGAAATAATAGACTATGCACAATGAAGTTACTATAAAGTTCATTAGAAGTAAATGATATAATACCTAAAACTAGAAAATAATAACTTGAAGCTGATAATGCATTTTTATTCTTTATGTTTCTATTTTTTACGTGATTTGCGTTGATATCTTTTCTAACAATATTATTGATTTTGAAAAGATTCAGTCCATGTTCTAAGTTATTTATAGATCTATTTTCAGTTTTTGTATCTTTGAATTCTTTATCTAAGTCTGTATATCATTAAATATTTTCTCATTAAGTAACACCCTTTTACATTTTCAATAGTATGTGTCAAGCAGTGTTGTACAATTTAAAATGAGAAAAAAATTAAATAGTAATCAAAACTTAACGACAATTATGGATATTAATGTAAATGAACCTTTAATAAAATCTACAGGCGAAAGCACTGTGGAAATGAATAAAGAAATGAGAACATATATAATATTATCCATAAACAAGTTAGTGAAAGAATCAAAAGAACAAGAACATAGCAATAAGAACCACAGTCAAAAAAATATCGAAAAAGAGGATAAAATAATATTTGAATCTCTAAAGCAACCTATGATTAAATATTTAAACAATACTGCAGAAGATCTTAAAAAGATTTAATACAACAAGCACTTAAAAATGATAACAAATTAAATAGAGAGACATCTGAATCATTAATACGATCTTTAGCTAAAAAATGGAAAGAATTGAATAATGAAGAAGATCTTAGATTACAACCAAAAAATAACTCCAAAGTATGTGATCTATGTGGTCGTCAATATATTCCCAAAAAAAATCAAAAGTATTGTGAAACATGTCAAAAACATTTTGTACCCATGTATAGAGATTTAAAAAGGAATAGAGAACCTATATATGATTATGGTGATATTAAAAACCCTCTTTTATCTTCTTTCGAACAGCAAAATGACATTTCATTCGAACTTTTTTTTATCAATCAAGCATTGACATTAGATTACAATGCTATAATTCATTATAGGGCAACGAAAGCCGCTGCCTATTTTGAGGCTTTGAGAAAAGGTGTAGTCAAAGATTGCCTTAATGGATTAACAAGCGAAATTGTTCAAAAAATATCTTTAAATTATTTAAGAATAATTAATGATGCTATTATAATGGTTGACCTTAGGTTAAGCAAATCAATTTTTGCGGATTTTATAGGGCCTATCTATCATAAATCTTGCATCATCTGTGGTGAACCTTTAATCACATTAAAACCATTAACTGAAAAATCCAGAGGTCTATTTAAAGAGTGTTTAGATGATTGGGCAGTAAAACAGGTTTTACCAGAAGAAGAATTAAATAAGATTAAAAAAGCTTTAGTAATTAACAAAAAACCACAAACAAAGTATCATCCTCAATGTAAAAAATATAAAAATACCGATTATCAAAGAGAATATAAAAGAAAAAGAAGGAAAAAAGAAAGAGAATTAAGGCAAGAATCTAAGAATAAGGCTTACAAAGAACATGGTAGCTTAATGAATCAATATAATACTGGTAAAGGAACTATTCCGGTCAGTGCTGAAAGAAAAGAAACCAATGAAGCTGAAAGAGATGACATTAATCGTATATTCAAAGAATTAGGCTTAAGACCTACATTTAAAAAATGAATCACTGCTAAGTATGAGTTTTATAAATAATTAGTAATCTTTATAAGCTGGTGTTACACCTGAATCATGGCTTTCATTGGATTTCCAGAGTTATTACCTATTTTTCAATGGATTAATCATTTATATAATGTTTTACATTTTTAATCAATTATATCAACTATCGTAATTAAATCAGATATCAATGAATTAAGTTAAAATATCACAAGCAAATTTATGATCTTCTATGAAATCTAACAGGTCATCTTTATTATCAAATCTATGTGAATTTTGAATCATCCACCAAATTAAAGTTAAAAGAATATTCTTTAAAGTCACAATATCCTTTTCAGTAGGAATGTTATTCATACTTCCATGAACAATGGAACTTCTTTTTTTGTATAAATCTTTAATTTTACTTTTAAGCTTTTTTCTATTATCAATACCTATCTCATTGATTATTGAAGCACCTTCAGCAATATAATTAGATATAGGTTCTCCAGATCCTGCTTTTGGAGTTAAAAATATTTCTAAAGACACCATCAAACTTAAATATTGATTCTCAA
The Methanobacterium bryantii genome window above contains:
- a CDS encoding HD domain-containing protein, with the protein product MELRNILKEESSDYYNRIKFIEKEAEGILPDVRLVFPKYTNHDIAHTKGIEQLLNEMIPNSIKENLKPAEIFYLLVATLFHDVGMKLIGEEEEKKFNSLDEDGRGKLRDKIRDQHHIRSSNYIKKNASDLNLKEEEAAAIADISRAHRKIDIQNELREPIHNNDRIHLKFLGALLRVADECHVTDDRVSELFFKTINSTSWEFEQHFKKHRLIKGILFNENEDNKIRIHATVKSENDEDILGGLKNDIEKELNTVKRIFEENKLRLDSVVLELDRDELIKKNIISKLLDGKKRKLDKIILEIEESQWEVKRNLDELKANRTIQIDESGLYNLTEDISNFEELIKRFTGDKRNWKFVKSNYSQKMVETNLIAHLQYNYNIIYIGNELRERVEILKNSPTAIYLSLKGKKLLNNPYLDLSLVQGDVILDQILLLGLSYDIFKYPITNNLEIKEIVESLTKNSGQRIPELSNLYEEVQKNSKKDDSELFNELINEKNDNEERKYSFNIKFNFPELSEEPTFLAMLSAAMKTGTRIVVTGSRISDFILKEENEPVHMDKVTAIEISPGTPIPYILKVKNTDFKLENLEFRFWKINEIIKYSTESRNLPFKFEFSYDEKDKTQSVHFEIDPNTNVKQLLKWEEFLRALNQERTITLIKSENNQIFNELKVPTQKEIHVRNDSSYEYLKKLVKVQERTNHEIKLLKGLNVNDKADIDNIIKIINDGKVEVNSNEIIKPSATVKEIKKMIKAKAENEPIFFKSLDFKVLLLEEEINLGPVTLRMDDIELIDENGTELNIEEYNDEDILPIKICTKDEKVTILLDKYSSESPIS
- a CDS encoding methyltransferase domain-containing protein, coding for MIKVVYDIKVYREALKDIIKADDVVVELGCHVGNSTKILSELAPEGKIFALDNSPESVESMGKLCNEYKNVEFKKADVRLHETLEYVIKKIKTCDVLSVDLGGGYHPDTTFKVFFIWSSSLKPRDTIIRNRGLLDFIHSSKTEEMIKSEHGWLESSGKDGVPPRLKEFTLWSSKIK